TCTGAACCGGTCGTCGTATGCTGGGGATCTTCCTTTCGGGAGACGCCCATGAGCATCACCATCAAGCGTGTTTACGAACCGGCCGCGAAAGCCGACGGCTATCGCGTGCTGATCGACCGGTTGTGGCCGCGCGGGCTGAAGAAGGAGGCGGTGCCGCTGGACCTGTGGGCGAAGGAACTGGCGCCGTCGACCGCCTTGCGCAAGTGGTTCGGACATGACCCGGCGCTGTGGGACGGTTTCCGCCACCGCTACGCCAGCGAGCTGGATGCGCTGGCCGAGTACTGGCAGCCGCTGGCCGAACGGGCCGCGCGACACCACGTCACCCTGCTCTACGGCGCACGCGACGAAGAACACAACAACGCGGTGGCGATGAAGGCGTACCTGGAGAACTGGTTGCACACGCACGGCCCGCGTTGAGGCCGAGGCGCGGCGCGATTCAGGCCTCGCGCTGCGGCGTGCCGGCGCGCGGCCAGTTCGCCAGTGCCGCGCGCGCCTGCACGCGGCCCAGCTCGATCAGTTCGCGCGCGCGGTAGAACT
This window of the Rhodanobacter soli genome carries:
- a CDS encoding DUF488 domain-containing protein, translated to MSITIKRVYEPAAKADGYRVLIDRLWPRGLKKEAVPLDLWAKELAPSTALRKWFGHDPALWDGFRHRYASELDALAEYWQPLAERAARHHVTLLYGARDEEHNNAVAMKAYLENWLHTHGPR